Proteins encoded together in one Chitinophaga lutea window:
- the secE gene encoding preprotein translocase subunit SecE codes for MNKITNYFRESYHELVHKVSWPTWRELQSSTMIVLIATIIITLMVWGMDSASHLVLSQYYKLFQ; via the coding sequence ATGAACAAAATCACCAACTACTTCAGAGAATCATATCACGAACTGGTTCATAAAGTATCCTGGCCCACCTGGCGGGAACTGCAGTCTTCCACCATGATCGTTCTGATCGCCACCATCATCATCACCCTGATGGTTTGGGGTATGGACTCCGCATCTCACCTGGTTTTATCGCAATACTATAAACTGTTTCAATAA